The nucleotide window AACGAAATCtacataaggaaaaagaaatctacCACTTTAtgattacttcattcttttctttgaaaatgccTTCCCTATCTTAAACATCAATGTAACACCTAACCTACCTTAAGTTCCATTTTAAGGGATTCTAATGCCTTGActtaacagacatgagtttgagtaaactccgggagatggtgagggagaagcctgatatgctgcagtcatggggttgtgaagagcttTACGCGATTTggcaactgaccaacaacaatGCCTCTAAGAAGTCTTTCCAGTTACTGCAGACCACACTGATTCTATAATggatatgtaattatatatattctttgtgaTTGGATAAGTGATTGGGATATATGTGAAATATCTATCGTATGCAAGCATCTGAGTGTAGAATTCAAAGCACTGTATGCACTTATAAATTCtttgcagaaataaaataatagagaaataaTATAAAGTGGCATAAATTAGGGATATATAACTACTACTATGGAAGTTCAAAGCAGAGCATTTCACTGAAGGTTGGTTGCTAAGGAAAAGACCTCACTGAGATGGTCACAATTTAAAtcttgaaagaaaaacaagacaggTAAGAAAGGAGAAAGCATTTGAGGTGGAAAAAATGACTTGAACTAAGGCACAGAAATAGGATTATACATAAAACATATTTAAGAAATGCTGCTTAGAAGAGTGAGGCTAGGTGGGAGTTGGGTTAAGGTATAATATtcacataaaggaaaaataaagtaggAACCATCTTGTGGAGGATCCTGAATATCAGATATTAGGAggaaatctggagaaggcaatggcaccccactccagcactcttgcctggaaaatcccatagacgaaggagcctggtgggccgcagtccatggggtcgctacgagtcggacacgactgagcgacttcactttcacttttcattttcatgcactggagaaggaaatggcagcccactccagtgttcttgcctggagaatcccagggacgggggagccttattggctgctgtctatggggtcgcacagagttggactgaagcgacttagcagcagcagcaggaggaaatcAGATAAGGTTAGATGCTTTACAGATAGGTattatctcattcattttttatatcaTCAAATTGAGTTAGGTACCATTGGCTAGAATTTTATATATGAGCAAACCAAGCAGGCAAAGTGACAGCTACGTGATTCAACCCAGGTCTGTCCTACAATGAAAGCCTAACTTCTGTTTTCTCTAAACCATACTCTCTCTCCCAAGGAGTTTGAGCATTCAAATGCGGCAGGTAGTCAATGAAATTCATCTGAAATCATCTAAATCTTTGTTGAGGGAGATTAATCTGATAGTGGACAACAGAACAAGATTATGTGTTTAGTTTTCTTGCAAGCAGCTTAAGAAAATGAACTAGAATATATTTGACTTGTACATTCTAGAATGTCTTGGCATACTGAGGAACATGTAATGTTGTCTCCATATATGTTTGACTGAAGTGAAAACTAGTTTTAACAGTTTGTTAAAAATTTTGCCTGTATTTTATATTCTCTATGAAGTAACAATTTATTGATGTTTTCAACAAAataatctgtttctatttcaaatttaataaaagaatggCTTCATCTCATCCAGACCTCCTCATACCTGAAAATTTCCACTACTTACAGAATTATTGGAGAAATTGTGAAAAACTTCCGTGAAGATGTAAACTGTACTCCATAGTCCAGTTGTTCCCAATGAGTTAGGAGCCTTGCTTTACCCTGGTCAGGAGTTTCGAAAGGTGTTCCTTTTACTGCATGCAAAAATACATACATCCCCTGAAAAACAAGCAAGGGGGTATATAGTTAATATCAAATACAAAATGAGTATTTGTCATTAAGCATCAAGATAGTTCCAGGCTGTGTCAGACTGCATGATAAACTTAACAGCTCAAGTTTTAAGATTTCATATTATTGTGAAAGATTGTGGCCAGTTTCTTCATAGTAAAACTAGACTTCTGTGGGCTTAAATGGAAATATTATTTGGTGAAAACCACTATAAAGTCCACCAAAAATAACCTGTTTTCATCTCttattaaacagaaaataaatgaaaagtaccATTAGGGTAGCTTTGCATCATTACATTTAGATTTCCTAGTACATTTCCTATTAGGAAATAGGATTACCTTATCTCCAGTGTGTTGGAAAGTTTAGAGTGTTATATTAGTAAGTCTGATGAtatttatataatgataaaaacatataaattggCAAATATTATAATCTGTGTAggggaaaattattttgaaaatacttaACATTAGTCTTTGTCTCACTAGTTCTTTTTCAAGATGTCTGAACAAAGATGGTTTGATATACTAGGTATAATGTTTAACACAACCTGCTTTTAAAATCACCACTGTAACTCAATAGTGTGTTTTTAGaaggtagtttttaaaaattaaagtaaaaaaaattactaagagCCATTCTGGCCAGTGATACGTTTAAGTATCTAATTTTGTggttaattaggaaaaaaaacaatgtGTACTAGATTTGGTTTCCTGGAGATATCCACTTAGATTTATAGGTAACAGGATTACCATGTACCCCCGCACTGGTAAAAGAATAAAGCATATATATTATTGTGGAACAGTTTTACCCAATAAAGTCATGATGtgactatcatttttttttaacttcaacttttaataaatatatggaaaaaatagaaaactcagTGATTTGAAATTTTACGTTATTATTAATAGGTTAAGACAGCCCTTCTTTAAAGCTTGGTCTACTTCCTAGTTATTCCATTGGGCAGTTTAAAAGTTGTTTACCTGCAATAACACATAAGCAACAGAAGCATGGATTCATGTTCAACCGGATGTAAATCTACAAATGGTTAATAAGTGGCTAATACGTATAGAACACAGGACctgtatacatatatgaaattGAACAAGACATGTGCAACCCCTTGAGAAAGTTCAATCTTCTGAGatggtaaggaaaaaaaaaaggtatgcaCAAACAACTACAATGTAAGACAGACATTTCTGTCAAAGGTGTAATGAAATAcaggaaatgcaaagcaaaagccTTGATGGTGCCTTGTCAACTACCTTATTCTGAAGGTTCAGCTCAATGATAATTCCTTAGTGAAGCGCTTCACATTAGCATTAATTAACCTCTTCCCTATGTGCATATGTAGAATTTTAttgaaaatagttttattatAGCACAATACATTATATTGaagttatttttataatgtttgtTTTCCCATTAGCCTGAATACCTCAGGAATAGGGACTCATACAAAGCAACTATTAGATATTAAGCCAAGATGACATTAAACCAAGGAATATTTATTCTGTAAGCACAAGGAAATCATTTTCATGTTGGTTTTAAAAGAGATTATGAAACAGAAATTCTGTGCTTTCAAATTCTCAGCAGAATGTGACCCTTAAAAGTTAAGAATCTCTGCTTTAGACCATATATGTATTAGAAGTtattgaagagaaaaaataattctctTATTATGTCCTTCAAACCACATGCACTCACCAGCGTCTAGAAGATAATATTCAAacagtttattttatgtattctttttaatgaaaaaaatcttatCTAACCATTTATCTTCTActccattatttttattgtttttctagaaaattttagTGATGATTTATACCCACATTAAAAGAATTAGGGAAATAAGTATGTAGCTCATGATTAgaccttaacaaatatttactgactcaAAGTGAaaagagttttcttttattttaaaagccagGATAAGAACTTTGTGAAGTATTAGAACTTGTAAGAGTGAACTATAGCTCTGAGTAAAACAACTCCTGTAGGTTTCTAATATATAGTTTATAAAGACAGAGGCCATGTTTTTTTCTAACCATGGATAACAATTAGGTCTATTTTTCAGTATTAAAAAGCGTGCAGTACATATTTCACACTTTTAATTGGTTTAATGTAGGTTAACATCAAAAGAAATTTACATTTGGCATCATGTAATCATGTAATTGCTACATTTATGGCTGGTTAGTCAGGTTTTTAGTATAGAGGACTACGAAGTCGGAAGTTTACTTCCCTACGTGTTCTCAATTACTCGTCCTTTGTCCATGGCCATATACTGTGTCTCAATCTCAGTCAACCAACTTGAAAACATGAAGTGGGCTGATGACTTCTTAAGTTCATTTAATACAtgtgccactggagaagggaaaattatGTGAGAACATACATAATTTATTCAGCAACATTTAAATAGGCCTTTAGAGatatagaagttaaaaaatagaagagataAATTGCTAATTATAACAGTatgataaacacatgaaaaaagaaTCCAGCATGGGGATTTTGTAGCTTCCTAGAAAAGGTGATACTTGAGAAGTTTGCCTGGACAAGCAGGGATCAGCCAGGCAgagcaggaaggaggaaggggtaTTAAAATAGTGGAAGAAGAGCCTAAGTCAAAGCAGAAAGGTGAGAgatgattttcattattttgagaCCGTAGTTGTGTTTGGAGATGTGTTAAGATTGGGTCTCTTTCTTGCCTCTGTACTATTTTCAACTAGTTTTCTATGTCACACAAAGAACTTGGCATTTTACTATGAATGCAACAGAATCACTGAAAGACTTAAGAGTGTGTCTTGaataaacatgaattttaaaaatatcactctGCCAAACTCAAATGAAGGAAAGTAGAGTAGAGGAGCATCAAGCAGACCAAGTAGGAGTAATCTACCTGAGTGGAAAAAAGGGCATGAATTATAACAATGTCAGTAAGGATCAAGCTGAAGACAGTAAAACTGGACAGGGCTTTGACTAAATGGCtgtggaatataaagaaaaaaagttaccCTAAGACTAGTGTGAccatatatactagtttgcatggGTAATCCTGATTTATACTTACTCTCTCAAGGTTGTTATTACTAGAGCTCTCAAGCTCTCTTTTACTCTCAAAACAGTCTTGGTTTGGATGATACACTGTATTAATCACTTTACCTTTGACATTCAGCTATGTGGCTTGGCTTGCTGTGCAGATAGTGGTACCTTTAGATTAGATTAGGAACAAAGTCCAGGAACAGATCGTGGTGGGTGGCAAGGAATATGTCAGGAGTGAGTATAATTTAAACTTGTTTGGTTTTAAGGTGCAAGATGATCTGGCAGTATTAACATGGTCATCATCATTTAACAGGTAGAAACTGAAAATACAGATAGATTAAGTAACCTAGGTAGAATATATATCATAAGAAGggatgaaaaagaaaaccttgGTAATAGCAATActtgagaggaaaagagaagactGCAAGAGGAAGTAGTAAAGGAAAGATCCAAAATATATCCAGGAAAAAGCAGCCCCATGGAAGCCAAAGGAAAAGAATTCCAATAAAAGGGATAAGACTAGCATCAAATATTTCAGAGATCACTATTTAAAAATAGTGTTAAACATTCCTTTCAAAGTCTATcatataaaataaactaattggacattcatttatttctaccacatCATCTTTGTCCTTCTCCAGTCAACTtcaaggcttcccagatggctcagtggtaaagaatccgcctgccaatgcaggagatgcaggtttgatccctggattaggaagatccccttgaggaggaaatggcaacccactccagtgttcttgcctggaaaatcccatggacagaggagcctggtgggctacagaccaccaAGTCACAAGAactggacacgaatgagcacacACAGCCAACTTCATATACTTTCcagaagatttaaaataaatcatactaattaaaaaacatctatttctcctacACTTTTCTGTTTTAGTTCTAAGTTTCtcattttggatatatttttaaacaaatagagTTAATCTGGATTCAACTAAAAGTCTCAAATAACTAGATTTCTCCCCTTTCATTCTATTTTAATAGTTTGTGAAAGACAAAAAAAGTCACtatcaggttttttgtttttaaataggcAATTTCCAGAGTATTCGGTCTAATCTCTGGTACTTTGTAGAGCTATCATATAATACAAAAGCAATAGTTAACAGGAAGAAGCTTAAGGCACCATAAGTTTTTGAATCATTTAAGACAGATTAAACTCAAAATTTCTACACTGAAACAGAAAAGTATATTTATACAATTTAGAAAGACTTAACAAGGATTTAGACCAAAGATGTTCATTAGATTCTAGTTAACCAAAAAACATAATTACTTATGATGCATTCTGGTTAATCAATATATTATAGTAGTCTGAGTTAAAGCATCTTGTAATTTTTgctaaaatgacttttttttcagattctataaaacaggaagaaaataaaaggtcTTATAAAAAGGGTCCAATGTTTAAATATAAAGTGATACAAAAATATAACCTTATTTGAGATAAGAATTTTTCAAAACTGTCATAGATacaaaaaaatcactgaactatATAAATGGTTTAATTTTATATAAGTCAATTTGTTTAAAAACTGAgtcatgtgtttttcttttagtatAAAACTTTAAGCttcttaaaaaattgtttaaatacacataacataaatacaccatcttaaccatttgtaAGTGTACAGTTCTACGGTATTACgtacattcacaatgttatgTAACCATTacaaccatccatctccagaacttttcatctTACAAAACATTACCCATTGAACAATAACTCCCCATTTTTTCCCCACCCAGTCTCTGAAAAATCATTAAACCTTAAGGTTTTAAGTGTTTAGTATAAGGTGAAATTCTTACCAGATTATGTATAACATTTGTTAAGGTCCAAGCAACAGgaacactgaagaagggaatactGAGTAAAACAATGTGAAGCAAGCCAACTCCCAATGCATATGTCAGCCACATACCACGGCTGTTCATTACCCGGGTATTCGGATTCACCTCGCTGTGGGCAACGCCAACATTCATGTTTGCGCTGTAGAAAAGCAATGAAATGAATCAACACTGTTGTAACTGGAAACTCAAATATTCCTAATTCTGACATGACAAAATAAGTGTGCTACTGGGattacttttttcccctcctcatcgTTCTAAAATAGAACAGACCCTCCAAAATATGCTACTTTCACATGCCCAAGAGGTCAATAGTTATTCACATCCGATTCTAAGCTAAGACAGACAAGACTTATTTTTATGCTTCTTGttgaaaataataaagttaaaattcCTTTCCTAAAGCTTGTCTTCAAGCATGTTGGTTTTACTAAATGAAACAATGGGCAGGAAACCtcaaactgaaagagaaaaccTACATTTTCTTATATCATGAGAGCAAAGTTAAAATTCAGGAAGTTCACCAACAGAATAAACTAATAtgcaaaaaagaacaaagttaaacTAAACCAGTCTGTTCTGAGTAGCCAGACTCTTACACCTAACAATGTATCCATAGAGTGGTCAGAGTTCAAATCACTCCTTCAGGAACACTGAAAATGAGAGGAACACAAAGAGGTGGAAATTTTACATGGTCAAAGGATGAGGTTTCTCTCTCAATCTTGTGATACAATTAGGTTAAAACAAGGAGTCTGTCTTCTGCACATTGTAATTCTGGTCACCGTCcctaaaatactgtttttttctctttccttcttccccctcccttctttctttctgagacTGGGGGAGAGGGGGGCCGTGCTACAGTGTATTGGGAACAGCTGAGTTAAAAATACACAAACCGTTTCCATTACAGAGTTAGCACTGAGAGAGAAATTTATCCTAACTCCATCCAACAAGTATTTTCAGAGTACAATGGCCCTCTCCCTCCAAAAATCTATAGGCTTACGGTGATGAAAGTTACACTAAAATCATCAAGTCAGTCTCAAATTTAAACGCGTAAATATGTCTTCCAGTCTAAATATCCACCgtacataatatataatttttatacgcTATAAATTGTACTTAGAACATGCCACCACACAGGGTGCTTTTCCCACTTtcgacagattttttttttttttaatgctcgaAAGACCTTAAAATCTACATCTGAGGCGGAAGGCAAAGACTGATCCTACCCCAGGGCAGAAAACCTTTCCAGGGAGTCTGCCGCGCCACTTCAGGACTAGCAAACAATGACTTCACAGAGCAAAGAACCCTCTCGGCGCTGCCCTCGCGGATGCAGGGAACCCAGCGACCGCCCGCTACACAGCCAAGGGCAGCCTTCCCCAGCGGCCGGAGCTCCTGGGTAGTGGAAGCTCAGCAAAAGCCGCTGTGCTATCGACAAACCGCCCCGACTCCCCACCCTTTCTTCTCGGAGCTGCACATCCCGTCAGGGCCGGGACGCGACGACGAGGATTTGGGGAGCAAGTCCTGGGGGCCACTTGGCCCGCATCGCCAGACGGGGCGCGGCGGATGGAGCCAAACTCCACCTTTACCCTCAAGCCGAGGGCCTGCTAGAAGCTCCCCACGGCACAGGCGGCATCACAGCCCCTGCGGCCGTTCGTAGCCACTCACCCGCCGCCCCACTCCCGGCGGCCGGACAGAAACAATACCAGCGCCGCGGAGGCGAAGGCGGCGTCTCCTCAGGCCGGATGCGAGTGGTCAGCCTCAGCGCCGCGCAGCGCGGCGCGGCTGGCGGAAGCGCTCCTTGCGGAAAGCGCTGCCCGGGGATTGGCTGAGGGCGGCGCCAATCCCATGTTCGCCGGACTGGGCGGGACTGAGGGCGGTGCGCTCCGTGTCTGCCCCGCCCCGCGCGCGCTGTGGGTGAGTCGGGAGTCAGCGAGGCCGGGTCCGGGCTCCCGTCGGGACGCTGGCCGGTCCGCTAGTGGATTGTAATTGCCCACGTCGCGCGAGCAAGCAGGTAGTGTCGTGTGGCCAACGGGCATTCACTGTTACATTGTCGTAGGCTCGACAGCGGCCTCCTCTGACCTCGTCCTGGTCTGGCGCGAGCACCGGGGGCCGCCGGGGGCGCCCCTCCCCCTCTCCACTCGCGGAGCGGGAAGCAGGCGCAGCGGCGCTAGCGGGCGCGCACACGCGGGTAGCGGCCTCCCACCAGCTGCGGGCCTCCGTAGTGTCTGGGCTTTCTTGACTAAACGATGTCTCAGCCCACTCCTCAGATCCTTGTGAGTGCAGGTCTTAAAGTTTGCTGGGGAGAATTTTACCTCCGGACAGCCATAATTCAGCCTGTCTTTGAGTGTGAGGGTAGGCTTCATGATATTGTATGTAGTAGCATCATGCAAGTGGGGCAAGCAAACTTTTCGGTTGACGATGATTTTTACTTAGGTCATTCTGGGTCTCTCTACACGCAGAAGACGGGTACTTGTTTGGTGAGGAAATATGGGTTCCAAGAGATTATTTATTTTGCCGCTCCCCGTGGGTTGCAGGGGTTCCCAACAAGGGGTTGAACCCGGACCTTGGTAGCGAAgtgaaatcctaaccactggaccgcctggGAATTCCCTTGAGAATTGGTCTTATTCaagataaaagaggaaaaaaatcaggttATTTGTAGTTATCTTTGAAGTTGAATTTTATTACCTTGGCAATACACAGAGTTTATTTGTAATGCTGAAATAACTTTCAGTGGGCATTTCAAAATTGGTGTAAGAGAAGGTGGACTATATATATGCGTGGTTGCTTAGTTGTCAAGTCGTgaccaaccctttgtgaccccatggactgtaacgtgccaggctcctctgtccatggtgttttccaggcaatactggagtgggttgccatttcattttccagagcatcttccctagccaggaattgaacccgcatctcctgtgtctcctgctttggccggcagattctttaccactgaactacctgggaaaccctatatatatatgggtttatatatgtatgtatatatagcatTTCTGTTGGCCCTATGAAAcaagttgtttttttccttttaattatttcattgtattctCCCTAAAGTTTATCTATGACTTCTCTGATATTTGCCTCTTTTTTAGATACGTTGCTGTCCTTAATTGATTTTCCTGATTATCAGCCCTCTTTTGCGAATGTTTGATTTACCCCTCAGCAAATAGGGAAGACTGATTCCTGACATTCTTAGGCAttctgtgctgtgattcataagCCTGATATCCCTTTTAAAAAGATGCCGATCGGTACACATTCAGTAGAGTGCTTGTTCCAAAAGTTATGCTAGGGATGTAAGATTAATATACAGTCTCTGTTCTCAAAGAGCTTTCAGTTAGGAAGGGACAGAAATAGAATACTTAGAATAATCTGTGATGAGTTTGGGGTTAGAAATAAGGGAAAAGTGCTCTGGGAGAACAGAGGAAGGAGGGTGTAATTTGTTGGGGCAAGGATTGGAGctgataagaaaggcttcctgagGAGGTGGTACTTGAACTAAATCTAGAAGTATGGTTAGAAGTCAGTAGTAGAGAAAGGGAACCTTATGTTCTGAGGAGGGAATCAGGGCTGCTACATTAAGAGAGACAAATGGTATAGTGTGACTGGTCTAGTGTGTTATTTGGAGAAGAGTGGGATGAGATCAGAGAGATAGAGGTCCAGTTGTTAAGGAGTTTGGATTTAACCTAATAGTTGGAAATCTTTATAAAACTTTAAGTAGGATAGCAACATgattaaattatataaagaacAGTGTAGGTGCTTGAGATCCCAGGAAAATATCAATTACCTGGTTATGGCAGTAGTTCAGGGGAAAATTGTTAAGAGGCTGAACAGAGGTAGTACCGTAGCTTTAGAGAGGAAAGAACTAGTTTGAGAGAGATTTAAATAGTAGGATAGATAGGACTTGGGTGGCAGGATGTAGAGAGTGAGAAGAATTTCAAGGATGACTCAAGGTTTCTAATTTTGCTTTGTGAGAATGGATGAACATAGCCTTTGCAGTCAAGCATGCCAAGATATGCAGGTGTGCCTCTGTCACttaatagctgtgtgatcttggaacAAGTTATCAAGCTTTTAAATCTTGTTTGTGATGGAGGAATGACAGTATACATAAACTTGTGAGGATTAATTTTGTATGTATTAATTTATAAAGTAGCTTATGTAAGCTGTTTTTATTATCAAATAAattcaagaagaaagagaaagatctgAGATCCCCTTGGGTCATGTTAAGTTTAGGGTGCCTCCCTGTCATCTAAATAATGATATTTAGAAAGTGGTTGGAAATTAGGTCCTGGATTCTAGAAATTAGGTCCTGGATTCTAGACATTAGGTCCTGGTTAGGAGGTACAAGTGATGTGCAGGGGATGATATGGAGGCAAATTAGAATACATAAAGGAAGGGAGGTCACTCTTCCTAATGTTTACCTTTGCAAGAGGTAAGTgctgataaaataattttttgtgacCCACTTTATTAATTTGTGAAGTACTCTGATTACTCTTGTGTTGCATCCAGAAATAATAATTCCCTGCATTCAGACATTGTTTAGGTAAGGACACAGGTGTGTAAAGTGAGCCAAGTTCTTTAAGAATGTAGGGTGAGCAAAAAGGGTCATTCCTGGCTCAGTGATCATAAAGGACCAGGTTATAAATGATACTGAAATTGGGTCTAGAATGATAGATAGTTTTGCATTAGGAGAGTGTGAAGGTGCAAATAGGGTGGGATTGCTGGCAAACCAAGATTGACATATTTGACTGCTGTCAGTAAGAACAATGTGCTAATAAGATAAATAACAAAGTTAAGTGGGAGGTGTGAAGGGGGAATAAGAAGAGAAGTTCTCTTTTATAAATACCTATTTTGAGGTATCAGTGACGCTGATTGTAAGAAACACTTGTCTTGAGAGAGGTCACTGTTGGGATGTAGATTTAGATGTGATTGTATAGCTGCAGCTTTGGGTTTTAAGGTATATAAGAAGAATGTGGATTATGGAATGCCCATTTTCTGGGAAGAGAGTGAAGAAAATATGAAGAGATTCAAGAGGTATAGGTGGATGATATAATTCTTGAGAATTGAACAGTATCATCAATGTCACATGCTTCAGGGATGTCAAGGAACATGAGTTCTGAGAAAAGGGTTTGATGACGTAAGAGCTCATTGGTGAACTTGAGAACAGAATCCTAACAGTGGATTGTATACGCTGTTTTGCAAGGGTTTTAGAAGTGAGTCAGTGATAGAGAATTGGTGACAGTGAGTATAGGTTACTTATTTAAGTTTGGCTTCATAAAGAAAGAAGATAATCATAGAGGTAATAGGGTTGAGGGAagaatttttggtttgtttttgctttcaagGCCAGGATGACTAGAGGTGGGGTGGGACTGAAGAAACTAGGTGAAATTGTTAGCTTAGAAGAAAGAGACATTAGTCTGAGACTGAGGGAGGAAGAGTATGTAAACATTGTAAGAAACCAAAGAACACTGGTGAGAAGGTAAAGTGTGTGAAAATAGAGATCATGCTGTGGTCTGCCTTGATCTCAGTagacagaagaggaggaaggctGGGGTGAAATTAGGGACTTGGGAACAGGAAATAGATTTTGAAAGAGAAGTTATAGAGAATGAGACAAAGATGATGAGATGAATAAAAAGATTGTGCAGAAAGGGAAGGTTGAGGTGAGGCTAAGTTAATACCCCAAAACTTGATTAATAAGTGTTTTTCTTACATCCTTGAGACTCAAACTGAGGAAGCAGACTTCTTAACCCCAAGCCTCATCTGATTTCAAGCTATGTTAGCTCCTGTTGGAGGGAggtagaggtgggggtgggattcGTTTACTAGTTTGGAGGAATTCAGTTTAGTCCAAAGATCCCGGGATCTTTTAGCATGTATATGCCAAGCACTATAATAagttgtatgaaa belongs to Capra hircus breed San Clemente chromosome 2, ASM170441v1, whole genome shotgun sequence and includes:
- the ORMDL1 gene encoding ORM1-like protein 1, which codes for MNVGVAHSEVNPNTRVMNSRGMWLTYALGVGLLHIVLLSIPFFSVPVAWTLTNVIHNLGMYVFLHAVKGTPFETPDQGKARLLTHWEQLDYGVQFTSSRKFFTISPIILYFLASFYTKYDTTHFILNTASLLSVLIPKMPQLHGVRIFGINKY